ATGCACGTTAACTTCGGTGACTTTCAAGCCGGTCATAAACAACAGCTGCTGTTCGACTTGACTTTGAATTTCCAATGCAACTTTTGGAACTGAAACGCCATAGTTCAAGTATACATAGACGTCGATCGTTAATTCCTCATCTGTGTATGTCAAATTAACGCCCTTACCGTGTTCTTTTCTTCTTCCAAGTAATTCATTGACACTCGTTGAAAATGAGCCACGCATCCGGTTAACGCCGTCAATTTGCGATGCGGCTACCCCAGCAATAATTTCCAGGACATTGGGTGCAATCTCAATTTTGCCAAGTTCGGGATCATTTGAATGAAGAATGATATTCGTGTCTTCAGCCATTATAAAGCCTCCGTTTCAGATCAATCGGCTACTATGCCCGTGAAATGTAAGTTCCATCGGTGGTATTGATAGTCAACTTGTCACCCTGGTTAACAAAGAATGGAACTTGCAATGTTAATCCAGTCGTCATAGTTGCGGGTTTTGAACCACCCGAAGCAGTATCACCTTTGATACCAGGTTCAGTGGAAGCTACTTCAAGAACAACGGTATTAGGTAATTCAATTCCTAAGGTTTCGTTGCCGTATTGAATAACTTGAACTTCCATGTTTTCTTGTAAATAATTCAGTTCGCTTTTAATTTGTTCAGCAGGAATTGAAATTTGATCGTAAGTATCCATATCCATGAAGACATGTTGATCACCATCAGCATACAGATATTGCATTTTGCGCGTATCGATTTGAGCCTGTTCCATCTTAGCGCCTGAACGGAAAGTTTTTTCTTGAACAGCACCGGTCCGCAAGTTCTTCAGCTTTGAACGAACAAATGCGCCACCCTTACCAGGCTTAACGTGTTGGAAGCTTAAAATCCGCCAAATTGCGTTATCGACCTCGATGGTTAAACCATTTTTAAAATCAGCAGTTGAAATTGCCATTGTTGTTCCTCCTAAATGTAATGTAACATAAATAGATTATATAATACTTTCGGTCAAAATAGCCAATGAAAATGGCATTCTAATCCTGAGCAATTAAAAAGCCGGGATGCAAAACACGCGTTTTGTCCCAGCCTCTTTAATTAAACTATTGTGCTTACTTTGCAGCTTCAGCAACTGGATAAACTGAAACCTGACGCTTGTCGCGTCCTTTTCTTTCGAAACGAACAACTCCATCAACGACTGCAAACAATGTATCATCGTTACCACGCTTAACATTGTTCCCTGGGTAAATATGAGTTCCACGTTGACGATAGATGATTGATCCACTGTGAACTGATGAGCCATCAGCAGCCTTTGTACCCAAACGACGACCAGCTGAGTTACGACCGTTGGCAGTTGATCCACCACCTTTATGGTGAGAGAAGAATTGTAAATTCATTGCTAACATAGGTTTACACCTCCAGATTAATTGATTTATTTCGCTGTGTTTAACTTAATATACTTACTATAACTTTCGGCTATATCAGCCATTCCGTTCGCAAAAGTATTCAAAACTGCATCAGCTTGAATGCGCTTTTTTGAATCGCTAACAACTGGTACATTGACTGATAAATAGCCACCATTGTCATCGTCACTGTCGACATCGACATCCAGTCCAACAACCTCTTGAAGACCGTTAACCGTTGTGATGCTTAACACAGAAACAGCAGAACAGACAATGTCTTGCCCATATTCACCCGCATCGGCATGGCCGGTAATGGTGAACCCACTTACATGACCGCGATAACGCTTAATGGTCGCCTTAATCATATCAGTCACCTCAAAGTAAATTATGCCTTGATTGAATCAATAACAACCTTGGTATATGGTTGACGATGGCCCTTCTTTGAACGTGAGCCCTTCTTTGGTTTGTAACGGAAGATGATAATCTTCTTTTGACGACCCTGTTTTTCAACAGTTCCAGTTACTGATGCGCCATCAACTAATGGTGTACCAACTTTAACTGAATCGCCACCAACCATAACAACTTGATCAAAAGTAACCTTTGCGCCTTCTTCTGCGTCTAATTTTTCAACGTAGATTGCGTCGCCTTCGGAAACCTTGTATTGCTTACCGCCTGTAGTAATAACTGCGTACATATCTTGTGCACCTCCTTATAAGTTTGCTTAGACTCGCCGAGAACAAGCGCTCCGATCACTATCGAAGACTTATCAGCTTGAATCGAGCGGTTGTAGCTGTGGAAGCCACAATTACAACGTTACTAGTATACATAATTGGCAGGTGTTCGTCAATAGAAACCTGATCCCATAAAAAAACAACCGCTACCCACGGCTGTTTTATTTACGTTGAGCTAAATGTCTGCCATTGGCTCGCGTGGTGGTTGAAGAATTGGTAAAATACTGAATAATGCCACTAACGATGAAAATGAAGACAATAAAGATTACAAATCCCACAACGTCCACCTCCTAATTGTTGTGACAGCAGATTGCTGCACAACTACATTATCCAGTTTTGTCAACGAACGTTCAAATTTTTGAATTCAACCAACTCAAATTTTAATAAAAATGCAACTTTCTTAAGGAATTCATAATCATATTGACATCTTTGCCCTAAAAGACTGATTAAACATTGACTACCCTGTTAATATTTCATATAATTGTTATTGTTGATTTGTCGCAATAGCTCAGCTGGATAGAGCAACGGTCTTCTAAACCGTAGGTCGAGAGTTCGAATCTCTCTTGCGACATAGTGTACCATTTTTAGCAGTTTTACTGCAACGTTGATAAGACGCCTCAAATCCTTTTATATGATGGATTCGAGGCGTTTTTATTTTAGCTGAAAGTTGTCGTTATTTTCTCTTACTTTATTTCTTTTTCAGAAATTGGGTCAAAAAATGGTCAACAAGATTCTAGAAGACAAAACTATCTTCTTTCGTATGTATTATTCTAGATAATGATAATGGATCAAAACGAATTAATTAATAACAAATTGTACTTACGTTATCAAGATGATTCAATCATATATATAGTAGAAAAACCGCTTGAGGTCGAAATGTTAAATGTTTTTCCAAACACTTTGAAAACTAAAAAATCCACCTCGAATTAACAAGATGGGATTAATATCAGTGTTTTCACATTGATGTAAACGTGAACTACTCGTCACTAAAGTAACGAGTTTTCTCAACTGGTGCCGCTTATAAATACACTATTTATTAAAAAGTGTAAACGCCCACCCAGTTAAATTTAATCTCTAATATAAAAAAAGCCCACCCCGAATTATCGAGGTGAGCTTGATATATCAACGTTCTCACATCATGTATTCACTTTTACACCTTTTGCTGAAAAATGTAAACAGAATAAGCAAAAATGTTATATTTAAATAGATATAATTTCAAAAAGCAAAAAAGCGCCCACCCCCAGAGGAGTGAGCGTAGTTAACACGAGCCTATGATGTTAACAGTTTGCCTTTTTAGCTGAAAAATGTAAACATACTACTTTTTTAAATAAATCCGGTGAACGTAATCCGCATTGCTACTGATATAGCCTTTAGCGTACTTCAGCTTTAAATGGGTGATCTTACCAGCTTTGACCGCCTTAGCCCACATCCGTGAGCCTTTCATCAGACGCTGTTTGCTTTGCGTGTCTTTGCTGAAGTTCTTCTTTTTGTAGATCCAGACGGGAGAAGTCACTTCATACAAGCCAATTTTTGGTGACTTATAGTAATTTGGCTTAGCAACCATTTTACTGCCAGAAAGTGAGCCATCAAAGTCATACGAAGCATCAACCTTTAGTCCTTTAAAATCATCGGTAAACTGCCAACTATTTGCGTTGGCTACCCCAGGCTGCGAAACGCCATAGGCAGCTACCCAGATATGCTTGTCAATAAGTTCCGATCGCTTAATTCGTCCAGAATTGAACCAGGAACCGCTGCCGTAGGTGATGACATTTTTATAACCGGCATTGATAAGATAGCGCAAAAAGACGTTCACTTGGGGAGTTGTATTGTAGGGCAATCCGGATGCTTCAACATTAATTGCTAGAACTGTTGACTTATCCAGCCCAAACTTCCTGACCCAAGCCAAAAAGTACCGCGCTTCTGCTGTCCCATTTCCATGAAAGAAGTGGTAAGCGCCAACTGCACCAAATACTTTATAGGCATTCGTCACTTGGGCGGATGCTTTCGGATTCAAGTAGTTGGTGCCCTCAGTCAATTTGACCATAGCAGCATCAACTCCATGAGCTTTAAAAGTTTTGAAGTATGAAACTGATGATCCTTGGTAACTGGCAAGATCAATTACAATTTTAGGCATTCTGATCACTCCCTGAATTTGCTACTGATTGGATGGTTTGAGGTGCTTGAGAAGCGGAGTGTCCTACACCTTCAGGTTTGGGTGCGGATGATTGTGCGACTGGTGCTGCAGAGCTTGCCGATGTTTGTGGGGTGGCCGAATTTTCGGCTGTCTCAGTTGGCTCTGGCAAAGTCTGTGGTTGATGATTATCATAGCCGAGTTTCTTGAATTGCTGATAGGCTGCTTCAACGATTGAGTCAACAATTTCCGGAGTTACCCAGGTTAGCCCAAGTTGTGCCGCAAAGTCAGCCACATCTTTGTCGGCCGCCTTTTTCCGGTCAGATTTGGATAATCCCGCCAATGTGGCAAACTTGGTAACGGTCGTTAGGGCGAAATCCGTCACCTGGTTAAGTTGCTTATTTTTAATGTGAATCTTTAAGTATGGTTGGACTTGCTTCACGACCACAATAATCAGAGCCACCAATGCGGCTAGAATGCCGGTACTTTGAAGCCAGCTAAAAATATCACTAATCTGTTTAAAAATTTTCATAATATTCTCCTCCTAATGTAAGAAATGAATGAGTTGTTGTAGAATCAAATAAATAACGGAACTGGACCCGATCGCAATGGTAACCACCTTCCACAAGTTCTGACGATTGATAACTTCCATCTCGTTTTTATGAGTTTCATTCTTTTCGTTTCCACGAATGACAGCTTCTAAAATTCGAGTATTCTGTTCTCGTAAATACTTATTACTTTCATCAACACTCTTTAAAGTGTCAGTCATTTTATTGTTGAGATCAGTAATGCGTCTTTCATGGTCTGATAATTCTTTGCCATGTTTCAGTAACATTTGATGATCCTCATCGCTTAATGGCAACGGCCTCACTTCCCTTCTATTTTGGGGTAAAAGAAAAGCCATCTATTTTCATAGACGGCTAATTTTCGGGCAAAACAAAAGCACCTATCCGTAGATAGATGCATTTTCATATACTTTTAGGGGATATATGAAAAAGTATGAATATATCTAGAGGTATATATTCTGGGGGAATATACACTTGAAGGGTATGAATAACAACAGTGAATGGGCTGTTATCCACGGAAAAATTATATCATATTTTGCCAAAATTGAATACCCGATCATCGGTGTCAAGTTTTACATAGTAATTCATAAAATTTTCATTATTTCTAATTATTAACTAGGGAATCATAGTATATTTTTGCAAATGATCCTCCACTGTTTGACATAATAGCGATGTTTGTTGGTGAATAAATTTCACAGTTACTTGGTAAAGAAATTTTAGCTCCCGCAGCCGTAGCTGAAATTGATCCAACAGTACTTCCATCGTTGTTTAAAAACCCGTTACTAGAATATGATACAAATAATAAATCAATATCGGTTATACGATTAACTATTCCGCTAAGATCAAGCATGGTACATGCATAAATAGTTGTATGGACAGAGTTCGCGTAAATATTTGCCTCAATATATTTATCATCTTCATGGTTTTTATATATCATTGTAATACTTTTTAATCCTTGCGAATTGGGAAGCGTTACCGTATGCCAAGCCGAGTTTTCAACGCTTTTCAAATCGTCGCTAGTAGCGACTGGAACACCTCCTGACTGCAAACCTGCTGTAAAGTTGGTTTGCTGAGATGTTCGTGCTAGGTCAGACGGTAAACTGCTTGCTAGTAATAACGGATTATTGTTAACAGTTGGAACGGTATCAAAGTTGTTGGCACCGGATAGGTGGGCTACTTCACTGTCATCAGCAGGTGTGTAACCAATTTTATCTTGCTTGGAACTAACCTCTTCAATTCCTGCTACATCACTAGCTGGTTTACGCATATCAGCAATATTCACTTTTTTATCCAGTTGCTGATTAACGTCAACTGTTTTGGCATAAGCATTCCCTGCACTATCAGTGGGATCGGTTTCAAAAGTATTTTTGCCTTTGAAGTCATTATTTTCACCAGTTCTGGCGATGTCAGTTGGCAAAACCGCATTCAATTGAGACTTGGTAATAACTAAATCCCAATCAGACCATTTATTGTTGGTCGGATTATATGATCGAACGTAGCTTGTGCCATTAATATCGTCGTAAGCCAATTGTGTGACACCATCCGTTGTGTCTTTATTCCCATAAACAATAATCTGGCCATTAGTTGAAAAGTCTTCTGGTGCACTAAGCGGCAAACTGCCCTTAATCAAGTGGTAGCCCGTGGTAATAAAACTGTCAAGGTTATCAGATTCTGATAGTGTTGAACCTGCATTAACAATTCCCTGGCTAATAATCTGTTGAATCTTCTGGTCAACATATTCTGGAGTAACTGTGCCTGCTTGATCAGGATTTAAGCTCACAGTTGCCGATCGGCTTAAAGCACTGGCGTATTTTGGCGAGATTGCAGCTGTTGCTGCTCCATCCTTTCCCGCCGGCATTGTTTGCTTAACAGTGCTGGGAGTGATTGCAAATAACCGTTCATCTGTTATAACTGCACTGCCCTTAGCATACCAACCAATAACATAAAAATCGAAATTTTGAGTAACTTCTTTATTAGTAAAAGTGGCTCCTAAATTAACTGTATTATCAACTCGACTGATAACCGTTGTTCCGGTTGTTTGCTGAATTAATGTTAGTGATGTGGTTTTTTGAATATCCACATCAGATTCCTGTGTTAAGTCGTCAGCAGCTAATACCGTTTTCGTATAAGTAATTTTGTCATTACCATTATTTACAGAACTCAATAAATCCATCCCTAAGTCCGTAATAATAGTATCACCCATTTTTTGCATTTACATGCTGCCTCCTATACATAGAGTATTTCTTCCTGAATCGTTTGGGTTGCTATATAAAGCGAAGATTGCGTGTTGATGGTGAATGCCACTTGATCAATCCAGACTCCGAGTAATGTGGCAGCTTGTAATCCAGTTAGCATAATTTCTGTTTTGCGTTTGTCATCCGCATATTCAAACGGGATTCCATATACAGTAATATGATTTACTTTATTTGTGCCATCCCTTGTAGATTCAACGTGAATCTCACTTAGATCAATCTCCAAGGAATTAGCGATTACCCGTTCAATTGAATTAATAGTTCCGTCGGATGTAGCAACTTGCTTTTTTAGACGAATTAAAAAACGCAAGAAATCATCGTCACTGTCTGGACGTGACACCTGGTACTGTGCCGCAATCATATCGAGCGATGTGCCTTCAGCGTAATCAATCGCCGTCCAGTCAACAATCTTGCTGCCCAGATCTGAGCCGAACTCAAACATCTGATTAAGTTCGTCCATCATTCCATAAATGACGCTGTCCGGCTGGTGACTCCAATGCTGTGCAAGTTCTGCCATCATCTGATCAGTTGTGTATAACATGTGATGGCCCCCTATTCAAAGTCTAATTTAATTGAGTTAGTTGTGGATGTGTACCCAGTTAGCATGGCCGTATTATCATCACCAACATTGATCCAATCAGTCGATCCTTGCGGAACTTCATATTTATCCACTTGAATATCTTGACTAGATAAATTGCTTGGATCACGACCAATTAAAATAGTAGCTTCATCCACGCCGTCCATTGAATAGATATCCGGATACATCTTGGTCAGTACAACGTTAGCACCCATTGAAAGGCTGTTGATATAGTCAGCGATCAGTTCTTTAACTTCACCAATGCCACTATCGGCATCCCAATTAGAATTTGTTTTGAGCTTAACATTGACATGAATCGGAATTGGTGTTGCATAATCAAAATAATATGTTCGCATTGTTCCAGAATCATCGGCCACTTGGCCTGACTCTGAACCGGTAAACATCGGTCCAAAGCCAGAGTAGGTCGCTAATGCATTTAGAATGTCTTGTTTAGCACCACCTAGCACATATAGATGAACAGTGTAAGGAGGATTACCATAGCTATCAACTGTTCCCAAAGGATTTTGGACGGCCCCAACTTGTTTTACGCCAGAAAGATTGGTTAATGCAGTAATAATGCCATTGATGGTTCCAGAAGGGTTGGCGATAGTTTCCGTAATAATCCGCCGTCGCAAGAGATCATCAGTTTCTCGATCCATACCGCCATTTGATGCTTCTGGGTTGTTAACACTGATAATATTGTCATCCGGATCGGAAACAATAGTAATACTATTAGCTGGAGTGTTAGTGTAAGCACCATAATCATCGGAGTTGGCATTAACATCAACTGACCAGGATCCATCGGATTGCCGAGTTGTAACAACATCGTTTATTACATCAAACACAATTCCATCTGCAGTTTCGAACTGGGTTCCAGCCTCGATCAAATATTCTCCATCCGTCACAATATGAAGCGTTGCTTGTGATTGAGATGAATCATTCCGTGTGATCCCAGCATTAGATGCTTGACGATCCAGGCCGGTATCGGTTGCTGTAGTTACATAGGCATCATAATAGAATAACTGCAATTGTTGAAAATACTTAGATATGAAATATGAGAAGGACATTGAAAGAATGCCGAAATTTGAATTCGCCGTTAATGGAATATCCTCGCCGAACCGACGTTTGAAATCGGTCTGCACTGCATCTAATACTTCCTCATAAGTTGGCACTAAGAATCCGCTAGAGCTTAGGCCATATTTTAAATCAAGTGCCAATATCGTATCCTCCTTTTGCTTGCTGTTCATTATCATCTTCATCAAGATAGGTTACTTCGAAGTCAACAATCAAATGACGATTTTTATCTTTAGTAAAAGTAATTGAATCAACAGTTTGAATCTCGGGAACTTGAGCAGTGATAGCAGCTTCCATGTCATCAGTAGCATGTTCTAGATCTGGCTGTTTACCTAACATATTGGAATAATCAGACCCAATTTCTGAATCTAAGTTGTCCATCTCACCATAATAAATATCCAAAGTTGCTCTAATGCGCTGTGCAATTTCATCAGCACCTTCAACAACTTCTAAGTCATGAGTATTAGGATCAATGACAAAATCTCCACTTTGGTCAATCATCAAATCTCTAGCCATTTATATCACTCCCACTATGATCGAATCATTGATATCATGTTGACGACCGGAAGATGGGGTATATTCCTTAGCTGTACCATCCCAATCATCCATATCGTGATCCATGACCGTGACGACTACAACCGCACCAGCATGCATAATAGGTGTGGGAATCGCCCCATTAAATTTATCCTTTACCGTCATTAGCCACTCATCGAGTTGATAACAACACTTGCTAACCGGCACATCCAAAATCTGAGCTTTCTTTGATCCATCCGAGAAATTGTTCAGAGGTTGAATGTCAGCCGTATGGTGCGTTTTATCATACTTGATAACCTTGGCGTGATAATTACAGTCCAGATCGTAATTAATGTTGTTCAGCATGTTGTGAAACGTCTTGTACCAATTTTTTTGCTGTGAAGCTTGTTCAACCATCCATATCACCTACACCTTCTGAATCGACATTTGCGATTGTGGATTAGTTCCATCCGAGGTATGTTGACCTGCTGACACAAAGAACTTACCTTTGAGATATTTAGACTGCATAATGATTCCAGTTAGTGTGGAGACTTCCGGAATCAGTGGCGTAGTAATTTCCCACGTAGTTGTCCCTTCGTCGTCCTCATCCATACTAGGTGGAGTCATTAAAATGTCATCAGTGATCACAAACCAGGTACGTTTTTTCACTTTGGGATCCAAGATTTCCAAGTCACCACGAATGTACAACAACTTAGATTCACCCCGTTTTACCAAACTTTTAAGAACAGTTAAAGGCTTACCCTTTGCGGTATAAGCCTTTTTGATTGGTGTGTTTTTATGGAGTTGAATCTTGCTGATCTTGATACCGGCTTTGGATGCAACCGCCTTGATAATCTGTTCAAGCGTCTTACCTTTATGAAAAGCCATGTTAACCATGAACGTTTTGGTTGCCTTATGTTTAACCCGCTTTTTCTTATAAGTGGCCTTTTGATATACCTTTTTGGTCTTATAGTGACCGACCTTCTTGCCATTTTCGGTGGTATAGTAATGAATCCGTTTATTAACCCATTTGCCAGGTATTTTCTTTTTTACCGTCGTATACTGATTGACTTTCTTCTTTTTCTGCACCCGAATCTTACGAGCTTCGATATTCTTATAGTCAGTTCCCTCAGTATACGTAATAACAATATTTTCTGTGGTTCCGTCGGATTGATTGACGCCAATTTGAGATAGATAACCTTCACACAATGTTTTTTGAGACTTACCCCAGTTAAACGCTAAGACACACTTCTGGCCTTTCTTATAAAAGTCTCGGTGCTTTTTACTCATGTTGTACAGTGTCACCGTGTTCTGAGCCGGTGTCGGTTGATCGGCAAAGTTGACTTCAAAGGCAAACGGATAATTATTATCCTTAATTTCATTATTAAAAACGGTCTGCTTGTTACCACTATCATCGGTCACGATAAACCAAGCATGGGGATCTTTAAATTCAGTTGTCATATGACAATCGTCCCTTCTGCATCAGTCTCATCGTCTTCGTCATCAGGATCATATCCTAACGGTGTGGCATCCGGATTGTCAGTCTCAGACCCATTAGGATCAACCTCATCAATATACGGTTTGACACCGTCCATAAAGTTGATAAAGCCAGCATCATGCAACTGTCCGGATTCATCCATGACCTTGATATCGTCGAGCGGCAGATCACGATCAGGTATATCCATCCCTAAAATATTGCCCACCAGCAATGGCTCACCAGACAGTAACACCCGATCATCTTTGATCACCGTCGCGGTATAGTAGTCGGCAACTTCGTTATAATCGCCACGAAACGTGTACTTTGACCCACCGACTGTAATATCGAAAACATCGGGCATATTCTCCGTGTCGAATGGAATATACATTCGCATTCAAATCACCTCATTTTAAAAAGCACCCAACGTTTCGACGGTTAAGTGCTTGTGTTATCTAACTCTTACTTTTTTACCAGCAATCAAATTCTTGCCGTTTACTTTTTCTAGCCAAGCCACCGATTTACCGTAAGTCTTTGATAACTGCCAGTAAGTCATACCACTTTTAACCGTGAGCGTCTTATAAGTCTTGTTACGTGTGCCTTGAGTTGACTTTTGTGACTTGGTTGTTTTATTAGTTTTCTTGGTACCAGCTTTAGCTGTAACTTTAACTGGATAGCTAAACTGGAAAGATAAATTGACTTTGATGTTTGTTGCAAAATCATCATAGGTCCGACCGATATCAGAAATCATCAAATGCTTGTAGTAGATCCGACCTTTATAGGTTAATTCATAGTGTCGTGAATGCCATTGGAGAAGCTTATTAAATTTCTCTCGAGATTCATGATCGGTGTTACCAGTGATAATCCCACTTAAAGTGACCGTTTTGCCGGATACCCGTGCATAGTTATGCGCCGGCGCACCAGAATCTCGTGGCCAAGTGGAGATATCAGACGTTGTATCGTCATTCTCACCACCAGTAGTAGCTACATAGATGATATCAGTGCTTTGGCCGTCACTACGATAAATTGCTGGCTTACCTTCATTTTCTCCAGCATCAACTTTTTTGCTATGCTCAGATATCTTTTCAGAAACTTTAGCTAAATTCTTGGTAACCTTATTCTTTTCGAACTTGGTTTTCTTTTTCGTCAAAGATTTCAATTTGGTGTTACTTCGGTCATAACCAGCCTTATAGCCATCTTTGGCACGCTTCCACGAATTCGCAATGGTGGTCATAAACTGCTTTGTTTTATCGTCCTTGGCATCATTCGCCTTCTTAAAAAAACTAGCTTGTTTCGTTTTAGCATTGTTGTACTTATCCTTATAATTGGTGACTGATTTCTTGTATTTGGATATTTCGCTATCCAATTTCTGTTCAGCAGTCATCTTTTTCTTAGCAGCCATCCATTCCACCTCCTACCAGACTGAATCATCAAGGCCAAATTCATCATTAATTTGTGTAAGCACATCTGTTAATCCACGCTTAAACTTATCAACGGCCTTATTCATCGTCTTTTCATCAGAGATATCGCCATTAAAGTTGAGTGTGATTTTTGGCTCAATCTTTGGCCGGGACTGCTTAACTTTAAGCGCCTTAATGGAATTTAGATAGTCCGCCGATGGTGACGATTTATCAGCAGTCGCACGGGCTTCGATTGTTTGATCAATGAGATTATCTGCACTCTTGCGCTTAGGGTTGATCGCCACTTCAGGTTCACCAGCAACTTCACCAAAGATGGAGGCTTTGCCAGCCCAACCACCATTGG
Above is a genomic segment from Lentilactobacillus buchneri containing:
- a CDS encoding phage baseplate plug family protein, whose product is MRMYIPFDTENMPDVFDITVGGSKYTFRGDYNEVADYYTATVIKDDRVLLSGEPLLVGNILGMDIPDRDLPLDDIKVMDESGQLHDAGFINFMDGVKPYIDEVDPNGSETDNPDATPLGYDPDDEDDETDAEGTIVI
- a CDS encoding baseplate J/gp47 family protein; amino-acid sequence: MALDLKYGLSSSGFLVPTYEEVLDAVQTDFKRRFGEDIPLTANSNFGILSMSFSYFISKYFQQLQLFYYDAYVTTATDTGLDRQASNAGITRNDSSQSQATLHIVTDGEYLIEAGTQFETADGIVFDVINDVVTTRQSDGSWSVDVNANSDDYGAYTNTPANSITIVSDPDDNIISVNNPEASNGGMDRETDDLLRRRIITETIANPSGTINGIITALTNLSGVKQVGAVQNPLGTVDSYGNPPYTVHLYVLGGAKQDILNALATYSGFGPMFTGSESGQVADDSGTMRTYYFDYATPIPIHVNVKLKTNSNWDADSGIGEVKELIADYINSLSMGANVVLTKMYPDIYSMDGVDEATILIGRDPSNLSSQDIQVDKYEVPQGSTDWINVGDDNTAMLTGYTSTTNSIKLDFE
- a CDS encoding phage baseplate protein, yielding MAAKKKMTAEQKLDSEISKYKKSVTNYKDKYNNAKTKQASFFKKANDAKDDKTKQFMTTIANSWKRAKDGYKAGYDRSNTKLKSLTKKKTKFEKNKVTKNLAKVSEKISEHSKKVDAGENEGKPAIYRSDGQSTDIIYVATTGGENDDTTSDISTWPRDSGAPAHNYARVSGKTVTLSGIITGNTDHESREKFNKLLQWHSRHYELTYKGRIYYKHLMISDIGRTYDDFATNIKVNLSFQFSYPVKVTAKAGTKKTNKTTKSQKSTQGTRNKTYKTLTVKSGMTYWQLSKTYGKSVAWLEKVNGKNLIAGKKVRVR
- a CDS encoding Asp23/Gls24 family envelope stress response protein; protein product: MAEDTNIILHSNDPELGKIEIAPNVLEIIAGVAASQIDGVNRMRGSFSTSVNELLGRRKEHGKGVNLTYTDEELTIDVYVYLNYGVSVPKVALEIQSQVEQQLLFMTGLKVTEVNVHVQGVIPEKTTSTIDPDNPFADNEENGEE
- the rpmA gene encoding 50S ribosomal protein L27, whose amino-acid sequence is MLAMNLQFFSHHKGGGSTANGRNSAGRRLGTKAADGSSVHSGSIIYRQRGTHIYPGNNVKRGNDDTLFAVVDGVVRFERKGRDKRQVSVYPVAEAAK
- the rplU gene encoding 50S ribosomal protein L21 yields the protein MYAVITTGGKQYKVSEGDAIYVEKLDAEEGAKVTFDQVVMVGGDSVKVGTPLVDGASVTGTVEKQGRQKKIIIFRYKPKKGSRSKKGHRQPYTKVVIDSIKA
- a CDS encoding ribosomal-processing cysteine protease Prp encodes the protein MIKATIKRYRGHVSGFTITGHADAGEYGQDIVCSAVSVLSITTVNGLQEVVGLDVDVDSDDDNGGYLSVNVPVVSDSKKRIQADAVLNTFANGMADIAESYSKYIKLNTAK
- the efp gene encoding elongation factor P codes for the protein MAISTADFKNGLTIEVDNAIWRILSFQHVKPGKGGAFVRSKLKNLRTGAVQEKTFRSGAKMEQAQIDTRKMQYLYADGDQHVFMDMDTYDQISIPAEQIKSELNYLQENMEVQVIQYGNETLGIELPNTVVLEVASTEPGIKGDTASGGSKPATMTTGLTLQVPFFVNQGDKLTINTTDGTYISRA
- a CDS encoding GH25 family lysozyme yields the protein MPKIVIDLASYQGSSVSYFKTFKAHGVDAAMVKLTEGTNYLNPKASAQVTNAYKVFGAVGAYHFFHGNGTAEARYFLAWVRKFGLDKSTVLAINVEASGLPYNTTPQVNVFLRYLINAGYKNVITYGSGSWFNSGRIKRSELIDKHIWVAAYGVSQPGVANANSWQFTDDFKGLKVDASYDFDGSLSGSKMVAKPNYYKSPKIGLYEVTSPVWIYKKKNFSKDTQSKQRLMKGSRMWAKAVKAGKITHLKLKYAKGYISSNADYVHRIYLKK
- a CDS encoding pyocin knob domain-containing protein: MQKMGDTIITDLGMDLLSSVNNGNDKITYTKTVLAADDLTQESDVDIQKTTSLTLIQQTTGTTVISRVDNTVNLGATFTNKEVTQNFDFYVIGWYAKGSAVITDERLFAITPSTVKQTMPAGKDGAATAAISPKYASALSRSATVSLNPDQAGTVTPEYVDQKIQQIISQGIVNAGSTLSESDNLDSFITTGYHLIKGSLPLSAPEDFSTNGQIIVYGNKDTTDGVTQLAYDDINGTSYVRSYNPTNNKWSDWDLVITKSQLNAVLPTDIARTGENNDFKGKNTFETDPTDSAGNAYAKTVDVNQQLDKKVNIADMRKPASDVAGIEEVSSKQDKIGYTPADDSEVAHLSGANNFDTVPTVNNNPLLLASSLPSDLARTSQQTNFTAGLQSGGVPVATSDDLKSVENSAWHTVTLPNSQGLKSITMIYKNHEDDKYIEANIYANSVHTTIYACTMLDLSGIVNRITDIDLLFVSYSSNGFLNNDGSTVGSISATAAGAKISLPSNCEIYSPTNIAIMSNSGGSFAKIYYDSLVNN
- a CDS encoding phage holin, LLH family, translating into MKIFKQISDIFSWLQSTGILAALVALIIVVVKQVQPYLKIHIKNKQLNQVTDFALTTVTKFATLAGLSKSDRKKAADKDVADFAAQLGLTWVTPEIVDSIVEAAYQQFKKLGYDNHQPQTLPEPTETAENSATPQTSASSAAPVAQSSAPKPEGVGHSASQAPQTIQSVANSGSDQNA